A single genomic interval of Nostoc commune NIES-4072 harbors:
- a CDS encoding vWA domain-containing protein: MKVNLQPALNDGNLDANQLNSQRQLGISISAIAENQDRHLPLNLCLILDHSGSMNGRSLETVKKAANRLVDRLNPGDRLSVVVFDHRAKVLVPNQSVEDPEKIKQQINRLAADGGTAIDEGLRLGIEELAKGKKDTVSQAFLLTDGENEHGDNNRCLKFAQLAASYNLTLNTLGFGDNWNQDVLEKIADAGLGTLSYIQKPEQAVEEFNRLFSRIQTVGLTNAYLLFSLMPNVRLAELKPVAQVSPDTIELPLQQEADGRFAVRLGDLMKDAERVILANIYLGQLPTGEQAIANVQVRYDDPAANKVGLVTPNIPVYAHVVKNYQADPNPQVQHSILALAKYRQTQLAETKLQQGDRSGAATMLQTAAKTALQMGDTSAATVLQTSATQLQSGGDLSESDRKKTRIVSKTVLQDTPPQ; the protein is encoded by the coding sequence ATGAAGGTTAATTTGCAGCCTGCCTTGAATGATGGTAATTTGGACGCGAATCAACTGAATAGTCAACGTCAGTTGGGAATTTCAATTTCAGCGATAGCAGAAAATCAAGACCGCCATTTACCCCTGAATTTATGCTTAATTCTCGATCATAGTGGTTCGATGAACGGGCGATCGCTAGAAACGGTCAAAAAAGCCGCGAATCGTTTGGTAGATAGACTCAACCCTGGCGATCGCCTCAGTGTTGTAGTTTTTGATCACCGTGCCAAAGTCTTAGTACCCAATCAAAGTGTCGAAGATCCAGAAAAAATCAAACAGCAAATTAATCGCCTAGCCGCCGATGGTGGAACTGCGATTGATGAAGGACTGCGCTTAGGCATTGAGGAGTTGGCAAAGGGCAAAAAAGATACTGTTTCCCAAGCTTTTTTATTAACCGACGGTGAAAATGAACACGGTGATAATAATCGCTGTTTAAAATTCGCTCAATTGGCTGCTAGCTATAATTTGACTTTAAACACTTTGGGATTTGGTGACAATTGGAACCAAGATGTTTTAGAAAAAATTGCTGATGCTGGCTTAGGTACTTTATCTTATATTCAAAAACCCGAACAGGCAGTGGAAGAGTTTAATCGCCTGTTTAGCCGTATTCAAACCGTGGGATTGACTAATGCTTATCTGTTATTCTCCCTGATGCCCAATGTCCGGCTAGCAGAACTTAAACCTGTGGCTCAAGTTTCCCCAGACACAATTGAGTTACCACTGCAACAAGAAGCTGATGGGCGTTTTGCTGTGCGGTTGGGAGATTTAATGAAAGATGCAGAACGGGTAATCTTAGCTAATATTTATTTGGGACAATTGCCAACAGGTGAACAAGCGATCGCTAATGTGCAAGTCCGCTACGATGATCCAGCCGCCAACAAAGTAGGTTTAGTTACACCAAATATCCCAGTTTATGCTCATGTAGTGAAAAACTACCAAGCAGATCCGAATCCCCAGGTTCAACATTCTATTTTAGCATTAGCTAAGTATCGCCAAACCCAGCTAGCCGAAACGAAATTACAACAGGGCGATCGCTCTGGTGCGGCGACAATGTTACAAACGGCTGCGAAAACTGCATTGCAAATGGGAGATACTAGTGCAGCGACGGTGTTGCAAACTTCTGCCACCCAGCTACAATCTGGTGGAGATTTATCTGAAAGCGATCGCAAGAAAACCAGAATTGTCTCCAAAACAGTTTTGCAAGATACCCCTCCTCAATGA
- a CDS encoding WecB/TagA/CpsF family glycosyltransferase, whose amino-acid sequence METMDTKTFPEIKLFDTRFHKVKVQELIDYLVESVKKPKKTIVENVNIRAMNFAYEKSWYRDFLNNADLVFCDGFGVLLAANLSGYSLDSAHRMTAPDYIEDLALKCEKENVSLFLLAGKPGVVDEAITKLVSIAPNLRIDGHHGYFEKSGKENDLIIEKINNFRPDILYIGFGMPLQERWILDNFNKIEARVFLPLGACLDFYTNSTYRGPEWLTNNGFEWLTRLITEPTRLWDRYIIGNPLFFYRLFKQKIAQKLVANR is encoded by the coding sequence ATGGAAACAATGGATACGAAAACTTTCCCTGAAATCAAGTTGTTTGATACAAGATTCCATAAAGTTAAAGTACAAGAATTAATCGATTATTTAGTAGAATCAGTCAAAAAACCAAAAAAAACAATTGTCGAAAATGTGAATATTAGAGCTATGAATTTTGCTTATGAAAAATCTTGGTATCGAGATTTTTTAAATAATGCAGATTTAGTATTTTGCGATGGATTTGGCGTATTGTTAGCGGCTAACTTAAGCGGTTATTCGCTGGATTCTGCACATCGGATGACAGCACCAGATTATATAGAAGATTTAGCATTAAAATGTGAAAAAGAAAATGTTTCTTTGTTTTTATTAGCTGGAAAACCCGGCGTAGTGGACGAAGCAATTACAAAGTTAGTATCAATTGCACCTAATCTCCGGATAGACGGACATCATGGTTACTTTGAAAAATCAGGAAAGGAGAATGATTTAATAATAGAAAAAATCAATAACTTTCGACCAGATATTTTATATATTGGTTTTGGTATGCCATTACAGGAGCGGTGGATTTTAGATAACTTCAATAAAATTGAAGCTCGTGTATTTTTACCTTTAGGCGCGTGTCTAGATTTTTATACTAACTCTACATATCGTGGCCCCGAGTGGCTGACGAATAATGGTTTTGAGTGGTTAACACGCTTAATTACTGAACCTACTCGTCTCTGGGATCGTTATATCATAGGTAATCCATTGTTTTTTTATCGTCTATTTAAGCAAAAAATCGCTCAAAAATTGGTAGCAAATCGCTAA
- a CDS encoding vWA domain-containing protein, translating into MKVKLLWALNDNNVDVAQTNSQRQLAITISAIAGEFDQNLPLNLCLILDRSGSMHGQPIKTVIQAVEGLIDRLKVGDRISVVAFSGSAEVIIPNQTIEDPESIKSQIKNKLTASGGTAIAEGLELGITELMKGTRGAVSQAFLLTDGHGESGLRIWKWDIGRDDNKRCLQLAQKAAKLNLTINTFGFGNSWNQDLLEKIADVGGGTLAHIEHPEQAVEQFSRLFGRIQSIGLTNAYLLLSLVPNVRLAELKPIAQVAPDTIELPVEPEADSSFALRLGDLMQDVERVVLANIYLGQLPEGKQAIAHLQIRYDDPLVNEQGLLSSLVPVYADVVRAYQPTSNPQVQQSILALAKYRQTQLAEAKLQQGDRTGAATMLQTAAKTALQIGDKGAATVLQTSATRLQAGEELSEADLKKTRIVSKTVLQE; encoded by the coding sequence ATGAAAGTTAAATTGCTCTGGGCGTTAAATGACAATAATGTTGATGTGGCTCAAACAAATAGCCAACGTCAATTAGCAATTACAATTTCGGCAATCGCTGGTGAGTTTGACCAAAATCTGCCCCTCAATCTCTGCTTGATTTTGGATAGAAGTGGTTCCATGCATGGACAACCAATTAAAACAGTGATTCAAGCGGTGGAAGGATTAATAGATCGGTTAAAGGTTGGCGATCGCATTTCAGTTGTGGCTTTTTCCGGTTCTGCGGAAGTCATTATCCCTAACCAAACGATTGAAGACCCCGAAAGCATCAAATCTCAAATAAAAAACAAACTGACTGCTAGCGGCGGCACTGCGATCGCTGAGGGTTTAGAACTGGGAATTACAGAATTGATGAAGGGAACAAGAGGCGCTGTTTCCCAGGCGTTTCTGCTGACAGATGGGCATGGTGAAAGCGGTTTGCGGATTTGGAAGTGGGATATTGGGCGAGATGACAATAAGCGCTGTCTTCAACTGGCGCAAAAGGCTGCCAAGCTGAACCTAACTATCAACACTTTCGGATTTGGCAATAGCTGGAATCAGGATTTGCTAGAAAAAATTGCCGATGTCGGTGGTGGTACTTTAGCTCATATTGAACATCCTGAACAAGCTGTAGAGCAATTTAGCCGACTGTTTGGACGGATTCAATCGATTGGGCTAACTAATGCCTACTTGCTATTATCTCTAGTGCCTAATGTCCGATTAGCGGAATTGAAACCCATTGCCCAAGTTGCCCCAGATACAATCGAGTTACCAGTGGAACCGGAAGCTGATAGTAGCTTTGCTCTACGTTTGGGAGATTTGATGCAGGATGTAGAACGGGTAGTTTTGGCGAACATTTATTTGGGACAATTGCCAGAAGGGAAACAAGCGATCGCTCATCTGCAAATCCGTTATGATGACCCGTTAGTTAACGAACAAGGTTTACTTTCGTCCCTTGTGCCAGTGTATGCAGATGTAGTGCGGGCGTATCAACCGACATCTAATCCCCAGGTGCAGCAGTCTATTTTAGCATTAGCGAAGTATCGTCAGACCCAGTTAGCCGAAGCGAAATTGCAACAAGGCGATCGCACTGGTGCAGCTACGATGCTACAAACGGCTGCTAAAACCGCTTTACAAATAGGAGATAAAGGTGCAGCGACAGTGTTGCAAACTTCCGCTACTCGCCTGCAAGCTGGAGAAGAACTTTCAGAAGCAGACCTTAAGAAAACTAGGATTGTATCAAAGACTGTTTTACAGGAGTAG
- a CDS encoding acyl--CoA ligase, giving the protein MNLFELLAGEDNHLALVTPSERSLTYKQLRENVIELVSQLNSFGLKRGERIAIAMTNGSPMAITFLAVALCGTAAPLNPKYKQEEFAFYYEDIQAKALITLSESPKAAIAAVTPDMMLINAKVNTDGTLSFELVKEKLPPCSQLKALLPQSDDLAMILHTSGTTSRPKRVPIRHRNLIASANNIIGAYSLTAADTTLCLMPLFHIHGLVGCLLATLASGGTLICPNGFNALEFWKLVDTYKPTWYSAAPTMHQTILARASRNTEIVKANRFRFIRSSSAPLPPIIIEQLEATLNAPVVESYSMTEASHLMTTNPLPPKVRKLGTVGYGFGVEVGIMDSEGNLLSQGSLGEVVVKAPNVIDGYENNPEANATAFVNGWFRTGDQGTLDADGYLRLTGRIKELINRGGEKISPLEVDDVLLRHPAVAEALAFAVPHKYLGEDIHAAVVLKEEVSEKELLAHCSTMLADFKVPKQIHILDQLPRGATGKLQRLAMAKLLNIC; this is encoded by the coding sequence ATGAACTTATTTGAGCTTTTAGCGGGGGAAGACAATCATCTAGCCCTAGTTACGCCGTCTGAGCGATCGCTAACCTATAAGCAATTGCGCGAGAATGTTATTGAACTGGTATCACAACTCAACAGCTTTGGATTGAAACGAGGCGAACGCATTGCCATTGCCATGACTAACGGTTCACCAATGGCTATTACCTTTTTGGCTGTTGCCCTGTGTGGCACTGCTGCACCCTTAAATCCTAAATACAAACAAGAAGAATTTGCCTTCTATTACGAAGATATCCAAGCAAAAGCACTGATTACGCTATCTGAGTCGCCAAAAGCAGCCATTGCCGCCGTCACACCCGACATGATGCTGATTAATGCCAAGGTAAATACTGACGGTACACTGAGTTTTGAATTAGTCAAAGAAAAACTTCCCCCTTGCTCCCAGCTAAAAGCTCTCTTGCCTCAATCTGATGATCTGGCGATGATTCTCCACACTAGCGGCACTACCAGCCGTCCGAAGCGTGTGCCGATTCGTCATCGTAACTTAATCGCCTCAGCTAACAACATCATTGGTGCTTACTCACTCACAGCAGCCGACACTACACTTTGCCTAATGCCCCTGTTCCACATTCACGGATTGGTGGGCTGTTTGCTGGCAACTCTCGCATCGGGCGGCACATTAATTTGTCCCAATGGTTTTAATGCCCTGGAGTTTTGGAAACTGGTAGATACCTACAAACCTACTTGGTACTCCGCAGCGCCAACCATGCATCAAACAATTTTGGCTCGCGCTAGCCGCAACACAGAAATTGTCAAAGCTAATCGCTTTCGTTTCATTCGCTCTAGTAGCGCTCCCTTGCCTCCGATTATCATTGAACAGCTAGAGGCAACTCTCAATGCTCCGGTGGTGGAATCTTACAGCATGACTGAAGCATCTCACTTAATGACCACCAACCCCCTACCGCCAAAAGTGCGGAAACTGGGTACTGTCGGTTATGGCTTCGGTGTGGAAGTCGGCATTATGGACTCCGAAGGCAACTTATTATCTCAGGGAAGCTTGGGCGAGGTGGTGGTAAAAGCACCCAATGTTATAGATGGCTACGAAAACAACCCGGAAGCTAACGCTACAGCTTTTGTAAACGGTTGGTTCCGCACAGGAGATCAGGGAACACTGGATGCAGACGGCTACCTCCGCTTGACTGGACGCATTAAAGAATTGATTAACCGGGGTGGAGAAAAAATTTCTCCTTTAGAAGTTGATGATGTTTTGCTGCGCCATCCCGCCGTCGCCGAAGCCTTAGCCTTTGCCGTCCCCCACAAATATTTAGGAGAAGATATCCATGCTGCTGTTGTCCTCAAAGAAGAAGTCAGCGAAAAAGAACTTTTAGCTCACTGTTCAACCATGTTGGCAGACTTCAAAGTTCCGAAGCAAATTCACATTTTGGATCAACTACCTCGTGGCGCTACTGGGAAACTGCAACGGTTAGCTATGGCGAAATTGCTTAACATCTGCTAA
- a CDS encoding ATP-dependent Clp protease proteolytic subunit, with protein MDISPIKAVQAPYYGDNFYRTPPPDLPSLLLKERIVYIGMPLVPAVTELIVAQLLFLQSDDPEKPIKIYINSTGTSGYSGEPIGFETEAFAIYDTMKYIKPPIHTICVGSAMGMSAMLLSAGTKGCRASLPHSSIILHQPKSYAQGQATDIQIRAREVLVNKGALVDILHRTTGQPPEKITKDMDRLLYLTPYEAKEYGLIDRVFEKEELANPPLPASVL; from the coding sequence ATGGACATTTCCCCAATTAAGGCTGTTCAAGCCCCATATTACGGCGATAACTTTTACCGGACACCACCGCCAGATTTACCTTCCCTCTTATTGAAGGAGCGAATTGTCTATATTGGGATGCCTCTGGTGCCTGCTGTCACAGAATTAATCGTGGCCCAATTGCTGTTTTTGCAATCCGACGACCCCGAAAAGCCGATTAAAATCTATATCAACTCCACCGGCACATCCGGTTACAGTGGCGAACCCATTGGCTTTGAAACCGAAGCCTTCGCCATTTATGACACCATGAAATATATCAAACCTCCTATCCACACCATTTGCGTTGGTTCCGCAATGGGTATGTCAGCGATGCTACTCAGTGCTGGTACAAAAGGTTGCCGCGCTAGTTTGCCTCACTCCTCGATTATCCTGCATCAGCCCAAGAGCTACGCCCAAGGTCAAGCAACGGATATTCAAATTCGCGCCAGGGAAGTTTTGGTAAATAAAGGGGCCTTAGTTGATATATTGCATCGCACCACTGGACAGCCTCCAGAAAAAATTACTAAAGACATGGATCGGCTGTTATATTTAACACCCTACGAAGCAAAGGAATACGGTTTAATTGACCGAGTTTTTGAGAAAGAAGAACTCGCCAATCCCCCACTTCCTGCTAGTGTCCTTTAA
- a CDS encoding glycosyltransferase family 4 protein — protein MSPIKITMLGESLERQGGIVSVQKLILEEATEATSDIKFTHITTLPNGSAPHKVLVFLQAIGQLFWNLLNKKADLIHVHVSERGSAFRHSITSVICWLFQKPLIIHAHSADFHLFYSELPQFLKQWLSWSFRKCTRFIVLSDSWKKFYIENLGLKPEQVIVLPNAVRIPAQIPQHVDSNQVFFLFLGRIGQRKGAFDLINAFASLPAQEKSKAKLTMAGDGDVEKARSLIQTLNLVDHITILDWVDKEKRDELLAKADVFVLPSYNEGLPMALLEAMSWGLAVITTKVGGIPEVVTQNQNGLLLNPGDIQQLSEAMQSLIADKNLRISLGNNARISVKHLDINDYLASLKYIYASVVG, from the coding sequence ATGAGTCCTATAAAGATTACTATGTTAGGCGAAAGCTTGGAGCGTCAAGGTGGAATAGTTTCCGTGCAAAAGCTCATCCTTGAAGAAGCTACTGAAGCTACTTCCGATATTAAATTTACACATATTACTACTTTACCGAATGGCTCTGCTCCACACAAAGTATTGGTGTTTTTGCAGGCAATAGGGCAGTTATTTTGGAATTTATTAAATAAAAAGGCTGACCTTATTCACGTTCATGTTTCAGAGAGAGGTAGCGCTTTTCGTCACTCAATCACTAGTGTCATTTGTTGGCTATTTCAAAAACCGCTAATTATTCATGCTCATAGTGCTGACTTTCATTTGTTTTACTCTGAGCTTCCTCAATTTCTTAAGCAATGGCTCAGTTGGTCTTTTAGGAAATGTACGCGTTTTATTGTTTTATCAGATAGCTGGAAAAAATTCTATATCGAAAATCTTGGTTTGAAGCCAGAGCAAGTTATTGTTCTTCCTAACGCGGTAAGAATTCCTGCCCAAATTCCACAGCATGTAGATTCCAATCAGGTATTTTTCTTATTTTTAGGGCGCATTGGTCAGCGCAAAGGTGCATTTGATTTAATTAACGCATTCGCTTCTCTACCTGCCCAAGAGAAAAGTAAAGCAAAGTTGACTATGGCAGGGGATGGAGATGTAGAAAAAGCTCGTAGTTTGATTCAAACTCTAAATCTTGTTGACCATATCACTATCCTTGACTGGGTAGACAAAGAAAAACGCGACGAGCTTTTAGCTAAAGCTGATGTATTTGTTTTACCTTCTTATAACGAAGGTTTACCGATGGCACTACTAGAAGCAATGAGTTGGGGTTTAGCTGTCATAACTACTAAAGTAGGAGGGATACCCGAAGTAGTTACTCAAAACCAGAATGGTTTATTACTTAATCCAGGTGACATTCAACAGTTGTCTGAGGCAATGCAATCTTTGATTGCAGATAAGAATTTGAGAATATCTCTAGGAAATAATGCCCGGATAAGTGTTAAACACTTGGATATCAACGATTATCTTGCATCCTTGAAATACATTTATGCATCAGTCGTAGGTTGA
- a CDS encoding DUF4174 domain-containing protein: MNNSVLIALPLLACIILSPVSKADTVQGSINHAIKMSSFNLSAQKWKNRVLLVFAPSVDNPIYQQQMQLLQKHNKGFADRDLVLVQVLATNESYANRQLIDESSAAKLRESFGVDKENFRVILVGKDGSVKRSDATLVQATAIFEEIDAMPMRQQEMQERRRK; encoded by the coding sequence GTGAATAATTCAGTATTAATTGCCCTTCCCCTATTAGCGTGTATAATCCTGTCGCCAGTTAGCAAAGCTGATACTGTCCAAGGTTCAATCAATCATGCCATCAAAATGTCTTCATTCAACCTCAGTGCCCAAAAATGGAAAAACCGTGTGCTACTGGTCTTTGCACCGTCTGTTGATAACCCTATCTATCAGCAGCAAATGCAATTATTACAAAAGCATAATAAGGGTTTTGCAGATCGGGATTTAGTTCTCGTTCAGGTTTTGGCAACAAATGAAAGCTATGCCAACAGACAGCTAATAGATGAGTCTTCTGCTGCCAAGTTGCGCGAGTCCTTTGGGGTTGACAAAGAAAATTTTCGCGTGATTTTGGTGGGTAAAGATGGTAGTGTTAAGCGCAGTGATGCTACACTAGTGCAGGCGACAGCAATTTTTGAAGAAATTGACGCTATGCCCATGCGTCAGCAAGAAATGCAAGAGCGACGCAGAAAGTAA
- a CDS encoding type II toxin-antitoxin system HicB family antitoxin — MKSLQDYTTVICPDNNGTFFAYVPAIFGCHALGQTPDEARAELVYVFEMKF; from the coding sequence ATGAAGTCTTTACAAGACTACACCACTGTTATCTGTCCCGATAACAATGGTACATTTTTTGCCTATGTACCAGCGATTTTCGGTTGTCACGCTTTGGGACAAACGCCAGATGAGGCCCGTGCTGAACTTGTCTATGTTTTTGAAATGAAATTCTAA
- a CDS encoding DNA methyltransferase: MNQQLELPFQEFSFCTSKSLDSSSTFINNMKLPVHRWFRFSAGFSAQWVETIISQAKERGEITVLDPFSGSGTTLLASEKLGVKCLGIEAHPFVVRIARAKLLYQTDADAYLEHIQKVIKRAENVQPCIDTYPKLIHECFSISSLESLDRLRQSWEKLADDSSESQLAWLTLISILRHVSHAGTAPWQYILPNKKKQYSLDAMSAFGLMAESIATDMRIAGKMAASVACLIQSDARTCQGVPDNFANLVITSPPYANNYDYADATRLEMCFMKEISGWGDLQSAVRQYLIRSCSQHVTNKNVNIDEVLASHELYPIKASIIETCHKLSQERHLHGGKKNYHLMIACYFLDMARVWIALRRVCKSPATVCFMIGDSAPYGVYIPVIEWMGLLAQAAGFKSFNFEKVRDRNVKWKNRKHTVPLCEGCLWVYG, encoded by the coding sequence ATGAATCAACAATTAGAATTGCCATTTCAAGAATTTTCTTTTTGCACTTCCAAATCCTTAGACAGTTCATCTACATTCATTAATAACATGAAATTGCCAGTTCATCGCTGGTTTAGATTTAGTGCAGGTTTCTCTGCACAATGGGTTGAAACTATAATTAGCCAAGCTAAAGAACGAGGAGAAATTACTGTCTTAGATCCATTCTCTGGTTCTGGTACAACCTTACTCGCATCTGAAAAGCTTGGAGTTAAATGTTTGGGAATTGAGGCTCATCCCTTTGTTGTGCGTATAGCAAGAGCTAAACTTTTATATCAAACTGACGCTGATGCTTATCTTGAACATATACAAAAAGTTATAAAACGTGCCGAAAATGTTCAACCCTGTATAGATACATACCCAAAGCTGATTCATGAATGCTTTAGTATATCTTCACTTGAGTCTCTAGATAGATTGCGCCAATCTTGGGAAAAACTTGCTGATGATTCATCTGAATCTCAGTTAGCTTGGTTAACGCTTATATCAATTCTTCGTCATGTTTCTCATGCTGGAACTGCACCTTGGCAGTACATCTTACCAAATAAAAAGAAACAATATTCTTTAGATGCAATGTCTGCTTTTGGGCTAATGGCAGAGAGTATAGCTACAGATATGAGAATTGCCGGAAAAATGGCGGCTTCTGTTGCTTGTCTTATTCAATCTGATGCTCGAACTTGCCAGGGTGTACCTGATAATTTTGCCAACTTGGTAATCACATCACCACCGTATGCTAACAACTATGACTATGCAGATGCTACACGTCTAGAAATGTGTTTTATGAAAGAAATTTCCGGTTGGGGTGATTTACAAAGTGCGGTGAGGCAATACTTAATTCGTTCATGTTCCCAGCACGTAACCAATAAGAATGTAAACATCGACGAAGTTCTAGCATCTCATGAATTATATCCAATCAAAGCTAGTATTATTGAAACCTGTCACAAATTATCCCAGGAACGACATTTACATGGAGGTAAAAAGAATTATCATTTGATGATTGCCTGCTATTTTTTGGATATGGCTAGAGTTTGGATAGCACTTCGCAGAGTCTGCAAAAGTCCTGCAACAGTTTGTTTTATGATTGGTGATTCTGCTCCCTATGGTGTTTATATTCCGGTGATTGAATGGATGGGTTTATTAGCACAAGCAGCAGGGTTTAAATCTTTTAATTTTGAAAAAGTTCGTGACCGAAATGTGAAGTGGAAAAATCGCAAGCATACAGTTCCTCTTTGCGAAGGTTGTTTGTGGGTTTACGGGTAG
- the cobJ gene encoding precorrin-3B C(17)-methyltransferase, with translation MMNVAPAIVILGQNSLTVARKIITVLPGATLYGLADRTSGVDVSFANFGETLRELFAQGTPLIGICAAGILIRTLAPILSDKQQEPPVLAVAEDGSAVVPLLGGLAGVNDLARRIAEALDIKPAITTTGDIRLGTTLLSPPPGYHLANPEDAKKFISDLLAGAKVKLEGTAPWLSDRKLPIDPQGDLTIQVTERLVTPTANCLVYHPATIAIAISTPIDDAVTLVQQLLVDASLEKASVAGIFAPITAAADLAIHAVASALGVPARFFTPNQLESLLSQGYSPAQAVAIAATGTSPLPSSSPDIAIAIAPQPIDPSTIGQPRGRLAIIGTGPGGSQWMSPEVKEILKSATDLVGYKTYLDLVGSLADGKQRHESDNREEEARAKMALDLAATGRYVAVVSSGDPGIYAMATAVFEVCDRYALPEWNTIDIHVAPGISAMQAAAAAIGAPLGHDFCAISLSDILKPWSAIEQRIAAAAEADFVIAFYNPVSKERTWQLAEARNILLRHRTPDTPVVLARNLGRPGQAVKVITLDQLAPASADMRTIILIGSTKTRTIKRHDGNIWVYTPRRYTE, from the coding sequence ATGATGAACGTTGCACCCGCCATTGTAATACTAGGTCAAAATAGCCTCACAGTAGCACGTAAAATAATCACTGTCCTACCAGGGGCGACACTATACGGTCTAGCCGATCGCACATCGGGAGTTGATGTCAGTTTTGCTAACTTTGGCGAGACGTTGCGCGAGTTATTTGCTCAAGGAACGCCGCTAATTGGCATTTGTGCCGCCGGTATTTTAATTAGGACGCTAGCCCCCATCCTCTCAGATAAACAACAGGAACCACCCGTGTTAGCTGTGGCTGAAGATGGTAGCGCTGTTGTCCCCCTCTTGGGCGGACTTGCTGGGGTGAACGATTTGGCCCGTCGCATTGCTGAAGCCCTTGATATCAAACCTGCAATTACAACCACAGGCGATATACGTTTGGGTACAACGCTGTTATCTCCTCCCCCCGGATACCATTTAGCAAACCCAGAGGATGCGAAGAAATTTATCTCAGATTTGCTAGCCGGGGCAAAAGTCAAGTTAGAAGGCACAGCACCTTGGTTGAGCGATCGCAAACTGCCCATAGATCCACAGGGAGATTTGACCATTCAAGTTACGGAACGTTTGGTGACTCCTACAGCCAACTGCCTTGTCTACCACCCAGCAACGATCGCGATCGCAATTAGTACCCCCATTGATGATGCAGTCACTTTAGTACAGCAGCTACTAGTTGATGCCTCACTAGAAAAAGCATCAGTCGCCGGGATATTTGCACCCATCACCGCCGCAGCCGATCTCGCAATCCACGCCGTAGCTAGTGCCTTAGGAGTGCCTGCCCGCTTTTTTACCCCAAATCAGCTAGAAAGTCTGTTATCACAAGGTTATAGCCCCGCCCAAGCAGTAGCGATCGCAGCCACAGGTACATCTCCCTTACCTTCCTCATCTCCCGACATTGCGATCGCTATTGCCCCTCAACCAATTGACCCCAGCACCATCGGTCAACCACGCGGACGGTTAGCGATTATTGGCACAGGGCCTGGTGGATCGCAGTGGATGTCTCCAGAAGTGAAGGAGATACTCAAGTCGGCAACTGACTTAGTGGGTTATAAAACTTATTTAGATTTAGTTGGTTCTCTAGCTGATGGCAAGCAACGGCATGAGTCTGACAACCGCGAAGAAGAAGCACGAGCAAAAATGGCCCTTGATTTGGCCGCAACTGGGCGATATGTAGCCGTAGTTTCATCTGGCGACCCCGGTATCTATGCAATGGCAACAGCAGTTTTTGAAGTATGCGATCGCTATGCCTTACCCGAATGGAACACTATCGACATTCATGTAGCACCAGGCATCTCAGCCATGCAGGCAGCAGCAGCAGCCATTGGTGCGCCCCTTGGACATGACTTTTGTGCTATTTCCCTGTCTGACATCTTGAAACCTTGGTCTGCGATCGAACAACGAATTGCTGCTGCTGCTGAAGCTGATTTCGTAATTGCTTTCTACAATCCTGTTTCCAAAGAGCGTACTTGGCAACTGGCAGAAGCGAGAAATATTTTGCTGCGACATAGAACACCGGATACACCAGTAGTGTTGGCGCGAAATCTCGGTAGACCAGGACAGGCGGTAAAAGTGATTACACTTGACCAGTTAGCACCAGCAAGCGCTGATATGCGGACAATTATTCTTATTGGTTCCACAAAAACCCGAACTATCAAACGCCATGATGGTAATATTTGGGTTTATACGCCGCGTCGCTATACCGAATAA